From Micromonospora rifamycinica, a single genomic window includes:
- a CDS encoding GNAT family N-acetyltransferase: MLIRDAEDGDWPAIYPFFSEIVAQGRTYAFPENLSLEQGRGWWMESPPGCTVVAVDGSTVLGSAKMGPNRPGRGAHVATASFMVDPRHAGRGVGRALAEHVVDRARATGYRSIQFNAVVETNEVAVRLWRSLGFEVLATVPEAFDHPEHGLVGLHVMFLDLGSTGRAVER; encoded by the coding sequence ATGCTGATCCGAGACGCCGAGGACGGCGACTGGCCCGCGATCTACCCCTTCTTCAGCGAGATCGTGGCGCAGGGGCGCACGTACGCGTTCCCCGAGAACCTGTCGCTGGAGCAGGGTCGCGGGTGGTGGATGGAGTCCCCGCCGGGGTGCACCGTCGTCGCGGTGGACGGGTCGACCGTTCTCGGAAGCGCGAAGATGGGCCCGAACCGGCCCGGTCGGGGCGCACATGTGGCGACGGCCAGTTTCATGGTCGATCCACGGCATGCCGGCCGTGGTGTCGGTCGTGCTCTCGCTGAGCACGTCGTCGACCGGGCGCGGGCCACCGGTTACCGGAGCATCCAGTTCAACGCGGTCGTCGAGACGAACGAGGTCGCGGTGCGGCTGTGGCGTTCGCTGGGCTTCGAGGTGCTCGCCACCGTCCCGGAGGCGTTCGACCACCCCGAGCACGGCCTGGTGGGGCTGCACGTGATGTTCCTGGATCTGGGGTCGACCGGCCGCGCCGTCGAGCGGTGA
- a CDS encoding GNAT family N-acetyltransferase → MTLRLAPMTDEQYLRYRERAEEEYARNIAASGAMPLPDAQEKARQDYRNLLPDGLATEGHRLWTAYADTDEVGMLWLHLEQKSDGLHAFGYDFEVREELRRRGYGRAMIEAAERVCRELGVVAIGLSVFGFNTGARALYEQMGFEVTAIRMTKRL, encoded by the coding sequence GTGACCCTGCGACTGGCACCGATGACCGACGAGCAGTACCTCCGTTACCGGGAGCGCGCCGAGGAGGAGTACGCGCGGAACATCGCGGCCTCCGGGGCGATGCCGCTGCCGGACGCGCAGGAGAAGGCCCGGCAGGACTACCGGAACCTGCTGCCCGACGGGTTGGCCACCGAGGGCCACCGGCTGTGGACGGCGTACGCCGACACCGACGAGGTCGGCATGCTCTGGCTGCACCTGGAGCAGAAGTCCGACGGCCTGCACGCCTTCGGCTACGACTTCGAGGTACGCGAGGAGCTGCGTCGCCGGGGCTACGGCCGGGCGATGATCGAGGCCGCCGAACGGGTGTGCCGGGAGTTGGGCGTGGTCGCCATCGGGCTGAGCGTGTTCGGGTTCAATACCGGCGCGCGGGCGCTCTACGAGCAGATGGGGTTCGAGGTCACCGCCATCCGGATGACCAAGCGGTTGTAG
- a CDS encoding SanA/YdcF family protein — protein MRSSLSTVVRRLRRPDGRRARWLRRAVVTALVGTVLLTGATVASVAWIRADADGHLFAEQDVPETPVALVLGTMVESDGTPSPFLTARLEIARRLLAAGRVHAILLSGDNMHPGYDEPTAMRRWLLAHGVPAERVVLDYAGFDTYDSCARAKRIFGVDRATVVTQSFHLPRAVAVCRRLGIDASGVGDDTARADDRTWWISSTREYGACVKAALDLLSGRDPVHLGRRETGVDDALRAG, from the coding sequence ATGCGGAGCAGCCTCTCCACTGTGGTCCGACGACTGCGCCGTCCCGACGGCCGGCGAGCCCGCTGGCTCCGCCGCGCCGTCGTGACGGCCCTCGTCGGCACGGTGCTGCTGACCGGTGCCACCGTGGCGAGCGTCGCCTGGATCCGGGCCGACGCCGACGGGCACCTCTTCGCCGAGCAGGACGTCCCCGAGACACCGGTCGCCCTGGTGCTGGGCACCATGGTGGAGTCCGACGGCACACCGTCGCCGTTCCTCACCGCCCGCCTGGAGATCGCACGCCGGCTGCTCGCCGCCGGCCGGGTGCACGCCATCCTGCTCTCCGGCGACAACATGCACCCGGGCTACGACGAGCCCACCGCGATGCGGCGCTGGCTGCTCGCCCACGGCGTGCCGGCGGAACGGGTGGTGCTCGACTACGCCGGCTTCGACACCTACGACTCCTGCGCCCGCGCCAAGCGGATCTTCGGGGTGGACCGGGCCACCGTCGTGACGCAGTCCTTCCACCTGCCCCGCGCCGTCGCGGTGTGCCGGCGGCTCGGCATCGACGCCAGCGGGGTGGGCGACGACACCGCCCGCGCGGACGACCGGACGTGGTGGATCAGCTCCACCCGCGAGTACGGCGCGTGCGTCAAGGCCGCGCTCGACCTGCTGTCCGGGCGTGACCCGGTGCACCTCGGCCGCCGGGAGACCGGCGTGGACGACGCGCTGCGCGCCGGCTGA
- a CDS encoding NAD(P)-dependent oxidoreductase encodes MSDPQLTYRDPVAVLGLGPMGRALAATLISAGVPTTVWNRTPDRAEALVARGATAAPTVTGAVRAATLVITCLRNPAAVDSVLAGHDDWAGRTVVDVTTSRPDEARRLSDWADGHRVHLVKGAILTPTPTIGTPAAITLWCGDRPAFDAALPALATFGGTPAHLGADPGAAAAYDMALLDLFGTAVSGLTHAFALASAEGIDPRSFARYAAGIAPMLGEMTTRFADQLTEERFPGDLSTVASAHSGITHVIETADTHGIDSAVLRAARSVIARAVTAGHGEDGLARLARFLTPVRSG; translated from the coding sequence ATGAGCGATCCACAACTCACGTACCGCGACCCGGTGGCGGTGCTCGGCCTGGGTCCGATGGGCCGGGCGCTCGCCGCCACCCTGATCTCCGCCGGGGTTCCGACGACCGTCTGGAACCGTACCCCGGACCGGGCCGAAGCCCTGGTCGCGCGCGGCGCGACGGCCGCGCCGACCGTCACCGGGGCGGTCCGGGCCGCCACCCTCGTGATCACCTGCCTGCGGAACCCGGCGGCCGTCGACAGCGTGCTGGCCGGCCACGACGACTGGGCCGGACGGACGGTCGTCGACGTCACCACCAGCCGGCCGGACGAGGCCCGCAGGCTGTCGGACTGGGCCGACGGCCACCGCGTCCACCTGGTGAAGGGCGCCATCCTGACCCCGACCCCGACGATCGGCACACCGGCCGCCATCACGCTGTGGTGCGGCGACCGACCCGCCTTCGACGCCGCCCTGCCCGCCCTGGCGACCTTCGGCGGTACCCCCGCCCACCTCGGCGCCGACCCGGGCGCGGCGGCGGCGTACGACATGGCGCTGCTCGACCTGTTCGGCACCGCGGTCAGCGGACTCACCCACGCCTTCGCCCTGGCCTCGGCCGAGGGCATCGACCCCCGGTCGTTCGCCCGGTACGCCGCCGGCATCGCCCCGATGCTCGGCGAGATGACGACCCGCTTCGCCGACCAGCTCACCGAGGAGCGGTTCCCCGGCGACCTGTCCACCGTCGCCTCGGCCCACTCGGGCATCACCCACGTCATCGAGACCGCCGACACCCACGGGATCGACTCCGCGGTGCTGCGCGCCGCCCGGTCGGTCATCGCGCGGGCCGTCACCGCCGGCCACGGCGAGGACGGACTCGCCCGACTGGCCCGGTTCCTCACACCGGTCCGCTCCGGCTGA
- a CDS encoding MerR family transcriptional regulator, protein MRIGELARRAGVSTRALRYYEEQGLLRPDRRPSGYRDYGEQAVTTVRHIRLLLSAGLGTAVIAEILPCVPDDTTVLAPTCPELLDGLAEERARITASMQRLAAARDILDALIATGAPPADRQPAALAAPAATAAPAGAAGRGAGQEM, encoded by the coding sequence ATGCGAATCGGTGAACTGGCCCGGCGGGCCGGGGTGAGCACCCGCGCCCTGCGCTACTACGAGGAACAGGGCCTGCTGCGGCCCGACCGGCGGCCGAGCGGCTACCGCGACTACGGCGAGCAGGCCGTGACCACCGTGCGGCACATCCGGTTGCTGCTCTCGGCCGGGCTCGGCACGGCGGTGATCGCCGAGATCCTGCCCTGCGTGCCGGACGACACCACGGTGCTCGCCCCGACCTGTCCCGAACTCCTCGACGGCCTGGCCGAGGAGCGGGCGCGGATCACCGCGTCGATGCAGCGGCTGGCCGCGGCCCGGGACATCCTCGACGCCCTGATCGCCACCGGGGCTCCTCCCGCCGACCGGCAGCCGGCCGCCCTGGCCGCCCCGGCCGCCACGGCCGCCCCGGCCGGTGCTGCCGGGCGGGGCGCGGGTCAGGAGATGTAG
- a CDS encoding PH domain-containing protein: MANVTYDRKEQFQQIQSGLLDGEQIIAVYDAVGTGTGFIGLTDRRVIIQDRSFVGKRYAITSIPYSKITSVSVVSNKSWGGEFFSTGSIAVHVGTHTYEVEFRGAQKSHHVHNVILHYIS, encoded by the coding sequence ATGGCAAATGTGACGTACGACCGCAAGGAGCAGTTCCAGCAGATCCAGAGTGGACTGCTCGACGGGGAACAGATCATCGCCGTCTACGACGCCGTCGGCACCGGCACCGGGTTCATCGGCCTGACCGACCGGCGCGTGATCATCCAGGACCGCTCCTTCGTGGGCAAGCGGTACGCGATCACCAGCATCCCGTACTCGAAGATCACCAGCGTGAGCGTGGTGAGCAACAAGTCATGGGGCGGGGAGTTCTTCTCCACCGGCTCGATCGCGGTGCACGTCGGCACCCACACCTACGAGGTGGAGTTCCGGGGCGCGCAGAAGAGCCACCACGTGCACAACGTGATCCTGCACTACATCTCCTGA
- a CDS encoding DUF4190 domain-containing protein has product MTSEHSKTQPGDEPQGQSTSTGDGEAAPTGAGEAAPTGAGEAAPTGAGEAAPTGAGEAAPTGDGEAAPTPPARPAAVGDWEPWPQRSADRGRLNRLAVVTLVLGLLGGVLALVTAGFALRRIRRDGERGKGLVVAGLVLCGGWLLAGLVAWGVTWTGSAPDTGLRALRVGDCFRVPTGATASRTAPEQVTRVPCDTPHQAEYVDDFPAYERSADERYPGAAVLSQRAEALCRQRQRSYVVDPLGLPAEVRLSWYLPTRVDWSTDPTITCYLTAPEALSRPLRMDGTVLDPAQLGYLLATRDWVETRAALVAQAPAAPPATLRDAVRRAETTHTDMWFRLRREPWPEPVRPAMERMLTEMEQAEPAWRNADGEPDRGKLLQIVAQAGQHPDPATELAVRQALGLPTAQGEPMR; this is encoded by the coding sequence GTGACCAGCGAACATTCCAAGACACAACCCGGCGACGAGCCGCAGGGGCAGTCGACGTCGACCGGTGACGGGGAAGCGGCCCCGACCGGTGCCGGGGAGGCGGCCCCGACCGGTGCCGGGGAGGCGGCCCCGACCGGTGCCGGGGAGGCGGCCCCGACCGGTGCCGGGGAGGCGGCCCCGACCGGTGACGGAGAGGCGGCCCCGACCCCTCCCGCACGCCCCGCCGCCGTCGGGGACTGGGAGCCGTGGCCGCAGCGGTCGGCCGACCGGGGCCGGCTGAACCGGCTGGCCGTCGTCACCCTCGTCCTCGGCCTGCTCGGCGGCGTGCTCGCCCTGGTCACCGCCGGGTTCGCGCTGCGCCGGATCCGGCGCGACGGCGAGCGGGGGAAGGGCCTGGTGGTCGCCGGGCTGGTGTTGTGCGGTGGGTGGCTGCTGGCCGGGCTGGTGGCGTGGGGCGTCACCTGGACGGGCTCCGCGCCGGACACCGGGCTGCGCGCCCTGCGGGTGGGCGACTGCTTCCGGGTTCCCACCGGGGCCACCGCCAGCCGGACCGCGCCCGAGCAGGTCACCCGGGTGCCGTGTGACACCCCGCACCAGGCCGAGTACGTCGACGACTTCCCCGCGTACGAACGGTCCGCCGACGAGCGGTACCCCGGTGCGGCGGTGCTCTCCCAGCGGGCGGAGGCGCTGTGCCGGCAGCGGCAGCGCAGCTACGTCGTGGATCCGCTGGGGCTGCCCGCCGAGGTGCGGTTGAGCTGGTACCTGCCGACCCGGGTCGACTGGTCCACCGATCCCACGATCACCTGTTACCTGACCGCGCCGGAGGCCCTGTCCCGGCCGCTGCGGATGGACGGCACGGTGCTCGACCCGGCCCAGCTCGGCTACCTGCTGGCCACCCGGGACTGGGTCGAGACCCGGGCCGCGCTGGTGGCACAGGCGCCGGCGGCTCCCCCGGCCACCCTGCGGGACGCGGTCCGGCGGGCCGAGACGACGCACACGGACATGTGGTTCCGGCTGCGCCGGGAGCCCTGGCCGGAGCCGGTGCGGCCGGCGATGGAACGGATGCTCACCGAGATGGAGCAGGCCGAGCCGGCCTGGCGGAACGCCGACGGGGAACCCGACCGGGGCAAGCTTCTCCAGATCGTGGCGCAGGCCGGGCAGCACCCCGACCCGGCCACCGAGCTGGCGGTACGCCAGGCGCTGGGACTGCCCACCGCGCAGGGCGAGCCGATGCGGTGA
- a CDS encoding 4a-hydroxytetrahydrobiopterin dehydratase yields MRVLFTSRAKHDYLTDALTLLHGWTREGEQIRRTLVMDDSQHAALTERIKVVADALRLRPDISRRDTETRIRVGHGDGEPLTEGEVLLAARIEDAYRTVTED; encoded by the coding sequence ATGCGCGTGCTGTTCACCAGCCGAGCCAAGCACGATTATCTCACTGACGCCCTCACGCTCCTGCACGGGTGGACCCGCGAGGGTGAGCAGATCCGCCGCACCCTGGTCATGGACGACTCCCAGCACGCGGCGCTGACCGAACGCATCAAGGTGGTCGCCGACGCGCTGCGGCTGCGGCCGGACATCAGCCGGCGGGACACCGAGACGCGCATCCGGGTCGGCCACGGCGACGGCGAGCCGCTCACCGAGGGTGAGGTGCTCCTCGCCGCCCGGATCGAGGACGCGTACCGCACGGTGACGGAGGACTGA
- a CDS encoding (deoxy)nucleoside triphosphate pyrophosphohydrolase yields MQTERRSGNGQTDRREPRVVVGAAIISAGRVLACARTAPPEVAGMFEFPGGKVEPGESETAALIRECAEELAVRVEIGERVGRDVRMAHGRSVLKVYAARLLHGDQPRALEHSAMRWLTAGELHSVTWLPADAPIVAALGPLLASD; encoded by the coding sequence GTGCAGACCGAACGGCGTAGCGGTAACGGACAGACCGACCGGCGCGAGCCGCGGGTGGTCGTGGGCGCGGCGATCATCTCCGCCGGGCGGGTGCTGGCCTGTGCCCGCACCGCACCGCCCGAGGTCGCCGGCATGTTCGAGTTCCCCGGCGGCAAGGTCGAGCCCGGGGAGAGCGAGACGGCCGCGCTGATCCGCGAGTGCGCCGAGGAGCTGGCCGTCCGGGTCGAGATCGGCGAGCGGGTCGGCCGGGACGTCCGGATGGCCCACGGCCGTTCGGTGCTCAAGGTGTACGCCGCCCGCCTGCTGCACGGTGACCAGCCCCGCGCGCTGGAACACTCCGCGATGCGCTGGCTCACCGCCGGTGAGCTGCACAGCGTCACCTGGCTCCCGGCCGATGCCCCCATCGTCGCCGCCCTCGGCCCGCTGCTGGCCTCCGACTGA
- a CDS encoding succinate dehydrogenase/fumarate reductase iron-sulfur subunit — MGSKREFRIWRGDETGGDLQDYSVEVNEGEVVLDVIHRLQATDAPDLACRWNCKAGKCGSCSMEINGKPRLSCMTRMSTFEESETVTVTPLRTFPVIRDLVTDVSFNYEKARETPAFAPPADLAPGEYRMQQVDVERSQEFRKCIECFLCQNVCHVIRDHEENKPAFSGPRFFIRAAELDMHPLDAKTDRKQYAQQEQGLGFCNITKCCTEVCPEHIKITDNGIIPMKERVVDRRYDPLVWLGSKIFRRGETPQSTANSAGKGSVVHSGTRQTGVHSHAGGSGDPAAEAQAQQGVNWHREVPHPTMPAVDDRGRLPLTELTFDRAAAPSPFGDDVTFPLPPEHLNFAHPSQDDKPTSHGDGH, encoded by the coding sequence ATGGGAAGCAAGAGGGAGTTCCGCATCTGGCGGGGCGACGAGACCGGCGGTGACCTCCAGGACTACTCGGTCGAGGTGAACGAGGGCGAGGTCGTCCTTGACGTCATCCACCGGCTCCAGGCCACCGACGCGCCGGACCTGGCCTGCCGGTGGAACTGCAAGGCCGGCAAGTGCGGCTCCTGCTCGATGGAGATCAACGGCAAGCCCCGGCTGAGCTGCATGACCCGGATGTCGACGTTCGAGGAGTCCGAGACGGTCACGGTCACCCCGTTGCGGACCTTCCCGGTGATCCGGGACCTGGTCACGGACGTCTCGTTCAACTACGAGAAGGCCCGGGAGACGCCGGCCTTCGCCCCGCCGGCCGACCTGGCCCCGGGCGAGTACCGGATGCAGCAGGTCGACGTGGAGCGCTCGCAGGAGTTCCGCAAGTGCATCGAGTGCTTCCTGTGCCAGAACGTCTGCCACGTGATCCGCGATCACGAGGAGAACAAGCCGGCCTTCTCCGGCCCGCGGTTCTTCATCCGGGCCGCCGAGCTGGACATGCACCCGCTGGACGCGAAGACCGACCGCAAGCAGTACGCGCAGCAGGAGCAGGGTCTCGGCTTCTGCAACATCACCAAGTGCTGCACCGAGGTCTGCCCCGAGCACATCAAGATCACCGACAACGGGATCATCCCCATGAAGGAGCGGGTCGTCGACCGCAGGTACGATCCCCTGGTATGGCTCGGTAGCAAGATCTTCCGTCGGGGTGAGACGCCCCAGAGCACCGCGAACAGCGCGGGAAAGGGGTCCGTGGTGCACAGCGGAACTCGTCAGACCGGAGTCCACTCGCACGCCGGAGGCTCCGGCGACCCGGCTGCGGAGGCCCAGGCGCAGCAGGGTGTGAACTGGCACCGCGAGGTCCCGCACCCGACCATGCCGGCGGTCGACGACCGGGGGCGGCTCCCGCTGACCGAGTTGACCTTCGACCGGGCGGCGGCCCCGTCGCCGTTCGGTGACGACGTGACCTTCCCGTTGCCGCCGGAGCACCTCAACTTCGCCCACCCGAGCCAGGACGACAAGCCGACGAGCCACGGCGACGGGCACTGA
- a CDS encoding fumarate reductase/succinate dehydrogenase flavoprotein subunit, whose amino-acid sequence MTTTTRIERHHYDVVVIGAGGAGLRAAIEARLAGKKTAIISKSLFGKAHTVMAEGGAAAAMGNVNSRDNWQVHFRDTMRGGKFLNNFRMAELHAKESPQRIWELETYGALFDRTKDGKISQRNFGGHEYPRLAHVGDRTGLELIRTLQQKIVSLQQEDKRDLGDYEARIKVFSETTITELLLDGDRVAGAFGYYRESGEFILFEAPAVVLATGGVGRSYKVTSNSWEYTGDGHALALRAGATLINMEFLQFHPTGMVWPPSVKGILVTESVRGDGGVLKNSDGKRFMFDYVPDVFRKQYAETEEEADRWYTDPDNNRRPPELLPRDEVARAINSEVKAGRGTPAGGVYLDIASRRSAEEIRRRLPSMYHQFKELADVDITAEPMEVGPTCHYVMGGVEVDPDSGAAHGTVQGLFAAGEVSGGMHGSNRLGGNSLSDLLVFGKRAGGHAASYTDQLTARPKVPVGAVETAVETALAPLQRDTGESPYTLQQDLQAVMGDLVGIIRREGELVDALRRLTELRERVAKVSAVGGRRYNPGWHLALDLRNMLVVSECTAKAALERQESRGGHTREDFPTMDPAWRRVNLVCSLDGDTVRLEHKPLPTMRAELIGLFDRTELAKYLTDEELADLDVVGEEAN is encoded by the coding sequence ATGACCACTACCACTCGCATCGAACGACACCACTACGACGTCGTCGTGATCGGGGCCGGCGGCGCCGGCCTGCGCGCGGCGATCGAGGCCCGGCTCGCCGGCAAGAAGACCGCGATCATCTCCAAGTCGCTCTTCGGCAAGGCGCACACCGTGATGGCCGAGGGCGGCGCGGCGGCCGCGATGGGGAACGTGAACAGCCGGGACAACTGGCAGGTGCACTTCCGCGACACCATGCGCGGCGGCAAGTTCCTCAACAACTTCCGGATGGCCGAGCTGCACGCGAAGGAGTCGCCGCAGCGGATCTGGGAGCTGGAGACGTACGGCGCGCTCTTCGACCGGACCAAGGACGGGAAGATCTCCCAGCGCAACTTCGGCGGTCACGAGTACCCCCGGCTGGCGCACGTCGGTGACCGCACCGGTCTGGAGCTGATCCGCACCCTCCAGCAGAAGATCGTCTCCCTCCAGCAGGAGGACAAGCGCGACCTCGGCGACTACGAGGCGCGGATCAAGGTGTTCTCCGAGACCACCATCACCGAGCTGCTGCTCGACGGGGACCGGGTGGCCGGGGCGTTCGGCTACTACCGGGAGTCCGGCGAGTTCATCCTGTTCGAGGCCCCGGCGGTGGTGCTGGCCACCGGTGGCGTCGGCCGGTCCTACAAGGTCACCTCGAACTCGTGGGAGTACACCGGGGACGGGCACGCGCTGGCCCTGCGGGCCGGGGCCACGCTGATCAACATGGAGTTCCTCCAGTTCCACCCGACCGGCATGGTCTGGCCGCCCTCGGTGAAGGGCATCCTGGTCACCGAGTCGGTGCGGGGCGACGGCGGCGTGCTGAAGAACTCCGACGGCAAGCGGTTCATGTTCGACTACGTCCCCGACGTCTTCCGCAAGCAGTACGCGGAGACCGAGGAGGAGGCGGACCGCTGGTACACCGACCCGGACAACAACCGGCGTCCGCCGGAGCTGCTCCCCCGCGACGAGGTCGCCCGCGCGATCAACAGCGAGGTCAAGGCCGGTCGGGGTACGCCGGCCGGCGGCGTCTACCTGGACATCGCCTCCCGGCGTTCGGCCGAGGAGATCCGTCGCCGACTGCCGTCGATGTACCACCAGTTCAAGGAGCTGGCCGACGTCGACATCACCGCCGAGCCGATGGAGGTCGGGCCGACCTGTCACTACGTGATGGGCGGCGTCGAGGTGGACCCGGACTCCGGCGCGGCGCACGGCACCGTGCAGGGGCTGTTCGCCGCCGGTGAGGTCTCCGGTGGCATGCACGGCTCCAACCGGTTGGGTGGCAACTCGCTGTCCGACCTGCTGGTCTTCGGCAAGCGGGCCGGCGGGCACGCGGCGTCGTACACCGATCAGCTGACCGCGCGGCCGAAGGTGCCGGTGGGTGCGGTGGAGACCGCCGTGGAGACGGCGTTGGCGCCGTTGCAGCGGGATACCGGGGAGAGCCCGTACACCCTCCAGCAGGACCTCCAGGCGGTGATGGGGGATCTGGTAGGGATCATCCGCCGGGAGGGCGAGCTGGTCGACGCCCTGCGCAGGCTGACCGAGCTGCGGGAGCGGGTGGCGAAGGTGAGCGCGGTCGGTGGCCGGCGCTACAACCCGGGCTGGCACCTGGCGTTGGACCTGCGCAACATGCTGGTCGTCTCGGAGTGCACCGCGAAGGCGGCGCTGGAGCGCCAGGAGTCGCGCGGCGGGCACACCCGGGAGGACTTCCCGACCATGGACCCGGCCTGGCGTCGGGTCAACCTGGTCTGCTCCCTGGACGGCGACACCGTCCGGCTGGAGCACAAGCCGCTGCCGACGATGCGGGCCGAGCTGATCGGCCTCTTCGACCGGACCGAGCTGGCCAAGTATCTGACCGACGAGGAGCTGGCCGACCTCGACGTCGTCGGCGAGGAGGCGAACTGA
- a CDS encoding metallopeptidase TldD-related protein, with product MTGPGDTGATELDVAARVVELVHQVAGPSAQAEVTVVRHELALTRFANSFIHQNVAESGVRVRLRVHVDGRTAAGGGSLVDADGLRALVGRTLAAARLCPPDPAWPGLTPPSAVHSNGLLDEATATAEPAARAERVRAFVDAVGGLEAAGYCRTSYRSGAFANSLGQSAQGRTTEAAMDGIARADGADGVARICAGRLDGLDGAALGRRAAAKARAAADPVELPPGRYEVVLEPAAVADLLQNLAWYGFNGKRHAEGQSFARPGTAQFDPAVTLVDDPTYGGAMPFDLEGTPCRALTLVEAGTTLAVAHDRRSAAGAGATSTGHGAPGGSTFGPVPRTVRLLGRAGAGDAGPAPTGDGTGAVADADTAALVAPMARGLLVSDFWYTRVLDPKSLVITGLTRNGVWLVEDGVPTRAVRNLRFTEAYPRALGPGAVLGLGRSPVRQPDRTDGGWWEAPPLRLASWNFTGGASG from the coding sequence ATGACCGGCCCGGGGGACACCGGCGCGACCGAGCTGGACGTCGCCGCCCGGGTGGTGGAGCTGGTCCACCAGGTCGCCGGTCCGTCGGCCCAGGCCGAGGTGACCGTCGTCCGGCACGAGCTGGCGCTGACCCGGTTCGCCAACTCGTTCATCCACCAGAACGTCGCCGAGTCCGGGGTGCGGGTCCGGCTGCGGGTGCACGTCGACGGCCGGACGGCCGCCGGGGGCGGCAGCCTGGTCGACGCGGACGGGCTGCGCGCCCTGGTCGGGCGCACCCTCGCCGCGGCCCGGCTCTGCCCACCCGACCCGGCCTGGCCGGGGTTGACCCCACCGTCGGCGGTGCACTCCAACGGCCTGCTCGACGAGGCCACCGCCACCGCCGAGCCGGCGGCCCGCGCCGAGCGGGTCCGGGCCTTCGTCGACGCGGTGGGCGGGCTGGAGGCGGCCGGCTACTGCCGTACCTCGTACCGGTCGGGGGCGTTCGCCAACTCGCTCGGACAGTCGGCGCAGGGGCGGACCACCGAGGCGGCGATGGACGGCATCGCCCGGGCGGACGGCGCGGACGGGGTGGCCCGGATCTGCGCCGGCCGCCTCGACGGGCTGGACGGCGCGGCCCTCGGCCGGCGGGCGGCGGCCAAGGCGCGGGCCGCCGCCGACCCGGTCGAGCTGCCACCGGGCCGGTACGAGGTGGTCCTCGAACCGGCCGCCGTGGCCGACCTGTTGCAGAACCTCGCCTGGTACGGCTTCAACGGCAAGCGGCACGCCGAAGGTCAGTCGTTCGCCCGCCCCGGCACCGCCCAGTTCGATCCGGCGGTGACCCTGGTCGACGACCCGACGTACGGCGGCGCGATGCCGTTCGACCTGGAGGGCACCCCGTGCCGGGCACTCACCCTGGTCGAGGCGGGCACCACCCTGGCGGTGGCCCACGACCGGCGCAGCGCCGCCGGGGCGGGCGCCACGTCGACCGGCCACGGTGCCCCGGGCGGGTCCACCTTCGGCCCGGTCCCGCGTACCGTGCGCCTGCTCGGCCGGGCCGGGGCGGGCGACGCCGGTCCCGCCCCGACCGGCGACGGCACCGGGGCGGTGGCCGATGCGGACACCGCCGCGCTGGTCGCGCCGATGGCCCGGGGGCTGCTGGTCAGCGACTTCTGGTACACCCGGGTGCTGGACCCGAAGAGTCTGGTGATCACCGGGTTGACCCGTAACGGGGTGTGGCTGGTGGAGGACGGCGTGCCGACCCGGGCGGTCCGGAACCTCCGGTTCACCGAGGCGTACCCACGGGCGTTGGGGCCGGGTGCGGTGCTGGGGCTCGGCCGGTCGCCGGTCCGCCAGCCGGACCGGACCGACGGCGGCTGGTGGGAGGCGCCGCCGCTGCGGCTGGCCTCGTGGAACTTCACCGGCGGCGCCTCGGGCTGA